TTATAAAGTCTGGCCAAATTTACCTTCCAAAACTTGGAACTTCAGTCAATTTTAAAGATACCATTTTACACTTATTAAATACAAATGATGGGAAAACAAAAAACAATTTAGAAACAGATTTTTTTGATCCCAATTACCAACCGAATTTATTTTTGAAAACTTGGAATTCGGAAATTCAAAAATCTTGGATCATTAAAGATAAAAAATATATTTATCATAGTGATCGAGATCGATTAATTCAAATGGACTGGTCAGAAAAACAGAGAGTTCCTATCACTGATTTAAGATTGAAACAAAAAATAAAAAATCAAATCCATTCGGGCATGTATTAAGAGGATTTAATTCCATTAAGAAGTGTCAAAATAGAGGTGCTAATAAAACTTTTGAAGTCTAGGACAAACATATCTAATCCATCGTCCTTTACTGCTTCTCGAAATTGATTGGAGGGAAAACCGTGAGACCAAGATCCAACGGCCAAGGCATGACATTGCATCAAAAATATAAAACCTGATTTTTCATTTAGAAATGGAAAAGTTTGGATAAGGAGTGGAAGAATTTTAAAGATTTGTACTTTTAAACTAAGTTTGAATTCTCGAATGGTTTCAACACTTGCATTTTTTTCTAATATCGTTGGAACAATGGGAAGGAGTTTTAAAAAACGAATATGTCGATCCATAGATTCAACAAACCATTTTGAAAATCCTTCGGCGTCTATGTTCTTTGTTTCAGTAAGAAACAATTCCATATCTAAGAACCATGCTTCATAATCTGCTATGTGTACGCGAAGACAGAGATCTTCTTTGGTAGGGAAGTATAAATACAATGTTCCTTTTGCTATTTTGGCTCGTTTCGCAACTTCATCCATTGAAAGTTCGGACCAGTCTTTTTTTTGCAAAAGGAAGGCTGCTGATTGAAGAATAGATGTTCGTTTGGAAAGTTTATCTTTTTCCAATACTGCTCTTTTTTTGGGCGAACGTTCCGCAACCGACAGGCGACTCATACCTCCAGAGTAGAAGAATCCGAAAAAATATGCTAGAAAAAAACGGCTTATTGACTAGAGGTCAATTCAAAACAACCATCAGTCATTTATATTTGACTTAAAGTCAGCGAGAAGATTGAAGTGATAGAGATGAGGGAGAGTTTATGACGCTTCGTGGTTTCATATGCTATTTTATTGCATTTGTTTTGTTATTTGTGATCGAGGTTTCGAATGTTTCAGGAAAATCCAATGTTTGTTTACCTCTTACAGAGGAAGAAAAAATAGAAAAACTATTAAAAAAAGTCGGAGTGCTCCAAGGGAGTTTCATTCGAAATGGAGAATCACATACAGCAGAAGAAGCAGA
This genomic stretch from Leptospira meyeri harbors:
- a CDS encoding TetR/AcrR family transcriptional regulator, which encodes MSRLSVAERSPKKRAVLEKDKLSKRTSILQSAAFLLQKKDWSELSMDEVAKRAKIAKGTLYLYFPTKEDLCLRVHIADYEAWFLDMELFLTETKNIDAEGFSKWFVESMDRHIRFLKLLPIVPTILEKNASVETIREFKLSLKVQIFKILPLLIQTFPFLNEKSGFIFLMQCHALAVGSWSHGFPSNQFREAVKDDGLDMFVLDFKSFISTSILTLLNGIKSS